In a single window of the Deltaproteobacteria bacterium genome:
- a CDS encoding superoxide dismutase, with amino-acid sequence MQHELPALDYDYNALEPHIDGQTMRLHHDVHHLAYVKGLNTAEGKLAEAREAGDFTLVKHWERELAFHGAGHFLHCVFWKNMSPKGGGKPSGALLKKIEKDFGSYDAFVAQFKAAAAAVEGSGWAMLAKNHVSNKLEILMAEKHQNLSQWVVEPLLVIDVWEHAYYLKYQNRRPDYINAFFNVINWADVEERYNLFAQDESAGCCCKGH; translated from the coding sequence ATGCAACACGAATTACCAGCACTAGACTATGATTACAATGCCCTTGAACCTCACATCGATGGACAGACCATGCGCTTGCATCACGACGTGCATCACTTGGCATATGTAAAGGGATTAAACACGGCAGAGGGCAAGCTTGCGGAGGCACGCGAAGCTGGAGATTTTACCTTAGTAAAACACTGGGAGCGCGAGCTTGCGTTTCATGGAGCAGGCCATTTCCTTCACTGCGTCTTTTGGAAGAACATGAGCCCAAAAGGCGGTGGAAAGCCTAGTGGCGCATTGCTTAAAAAAATCGAAAAGGATTTTGGTAGTTACGATGCGTTTGTTGCGCAGTTTAAGGCGGCTGCGGCGGCAGTAGAGGGTTCGGGCTGGGCTATGCTTGCTAAGAATCACGTAAGCAATAAGCTAGAAATTCTAATGGCTGAAAAGCACCAAAACCTTTCGCAGTGGGTAGTGGAGCCATTATTAGTAATTGACGTTTGGGAGCATGCCTATTACCTAAAATATCAAAACAGGCGCCCTGATTACATAAATGCTTTTTTCAATGTAATTAACTGGGCCGATGTGGAGGAACGGTATAATTTGTTTGCTCAGGATGAGAGCGCAGGATGTTGCTGCAAGGGCCACTAG